In Nocardia yunnanensis, one DNA window encodes the following:
- a CDS encoding class I SAM-dependent methyltransferase: MRTDNDSWDIKTGVGSTALFVAAARALGGRDPDAPARDPFAEHFVRAAGPEWVDLLEGRTPEHPLLTPDFGAQFQQHQIGRTRYFDDFLASATAAGIRQIVILAAGLDARAYRLAWPDGTDIYELDRPQVLAFKRETLAAAGFTPGARRHEVAVDLREDWPKALRESGFDPSAPTAWLVEGLLIYLTPAAQDDLFTAIAALSAPGSRVAVEQMDPLPAEAVAAMSEGDDAGSEWVNMIYNEPRTDTTAWFGAHGWTGERVALTDYLVRLGRTPVGAGPRQQSLISLVTVARTATGS, from the coding sequence ATGCGTACCGACAATGATTCCTGGGACATCAAGACCGGAGTGGGCTCGACCGCGCTGTTCGTCGCGGCGGCCCGGGCGCTGGGCGGGCGCGATCCCGACGCGCCGGCGCGCGACCCGTTCGCGGAGCATTTCGTGCGCGCGGCGGGCCCGGAGTGGGTCGATCTGCTCGAGGGTCGCACGCCCGAACATCCGCTGCTGACGCCGGATTTCGGCGCGCAGTTCCAGCAGCATCAGATCGGGCGGACCCGCTATTTCGACGATTTCCTGGCGTCGGCCACGGCCGCGGGCATCCGGCAGATCGTCATTCTGGCCGCGGGACTCGACGCCCGCGCGTACCGGCTGGCGTGGCCGGACGGCACCGACATCTACGAGCTGGATCGGCCGCAGGTCCTGGCGTTCAAACGCGAGACCCTCGCCGCGGCCGGGTTCACGCCGGGAGCCCGCCGCCACGAGGTGGCGGTGGATCTGCGCGAGGACTGGCCGAAAGCCTTGCGCGAGAGCGGTTTCGATCCGTCGGCGCCGACCGCGTGGCTGGTCGAGGGCCTGCTGATCTACCTGACCCCGGCCGCGCAGGACGATCTGTTCACCGCGATCGCCGCGCTGAGCGCACCGGGCAGCCGGGTGGCCGTCGAGCAGATGGATCCGCTGCCCGCCGAGGCGGTCGCCGCCATGTCCGAGGGCGACGACGCGGGTTCGGAGTGGGTGAACATGATCTACAACGAGCCGCGCACCGACACCACCGCCTGGTTCGGCGCCCACGGCTGGACCGGTGAGCGGGTCGCGCTGACCGACTATCTGGTGCGACTGGGCCGAACCCCGGTCGGTGCGGGTCCGCGCCAGCAATCGCTGATCAGTCTGGTCACGGTGGCGCGCACCGCAACCGGATCGTGA
- a CDS encoding nicotinamide mononucleotide transporter family protein: MNAAFDLLGEHILWTDALGNLLSLAVVWLAMRKTVWTWPVQLAGAILLLAASVHAHVPGNALKQLLFIGLAGYGWMAWRRGTGGHRDLLVRPASRRERLILLAVLVLGTAVVAEAFAHLSWLHIAWSPWANAYVFVGSAIATFAQSRALTDFWIIWMLVDLVGVPLAVKSGLYASGAVYGVFFVLVTVGFLRWRGEYRSRRDRLAATPA; encoded by the coding sequence GTGAACGCGGCTTTCGACCTGCTCGGGGAGCACATCCTCTGGACCGACGCCCTCGGCAATCTGCTGTCGCTGGCGGTGGTGTGGCTGGCCATGCGCAAGACCGTATGGACCTGGCCGGTGCAGCTGGCTGGCGCGATCTTGCTGCTGGCCGCGTCGGTGCACGCGCACGTGCCGGGCAACGCGCTCAAACAGCTGCTGTTCATCGGGCTGGCCGGATACGGCTGGATGGCGTGGCGGCGCGGCACCGGCGGCCATCGGGATCTGCTGGTGCGACCGGCTTCCCGGCGCGAACGGCTGATCCTGCTGGCGGTGCTGGTGCTGGGCACGGCGGTGGTGGCCGAGGCGTTCGCGCACCTGTCGTGGCTGCACATCGCGTGGTCGCCGTGGGCTAATGCCTATGTCTTCGTCGGCAGCGCCATCGCGACCTTCGCCCAGAGTCGCGCGCTCACCGACTTCTGGATCATCTGGATGCTGGTCGATCTGGTCGGGGTGCCGCTGGCGGTGAAATCCGGGCTCTATGCCTCCGGCGCGGTGTACGGCGTCTTCTTCGTGCTGGTGACCGTGGGCTTCCTGCGCTGGCGTGGCGAATACCGGTCGCGGCGAGACCGGCTCGCGGCCACGCCCGCCTAG
- a CDS encoding carboxylesterase/lipase family protein, producing the protein MAEIVSVSGGKVRGTSDRGVTRFLGIPYAAAPVGPARFEAPRPVAEWSGVRDALEFGPTCVQSPYPPPIHALLGSDGIPGDDYLNVNVWTPEQGGSGLPVLVWIHGGAFVRGSNARAIYDGSSFARDGVVMVSINYRLGVSGFAAVPGSASNRGLRDQIFALEWVQENITAFGGDPGNVTVFGESAGGMSVVALLASPRARGLFRRAIAQSANGSGVATAEDAGKVAGQLAQVLGIEPTVAAFGALGPEALRTAQDAVALALMTDPDPARWGASIITNGLGIMSFFPVIDGDIVPERPTDVLVTQPDLTVPLLTGWTAEEFRFFTFPVGLAAAITEHTLPQFLGRYGVGPAVADCYAAHRPGATPADVFAAVVTDLVFRDDVMRIAEATATAGNPAFVYEFAWRTPVPDLGACHVMEIPFVFDRLDAAPALTGPTPPQPLADEVHRAWVRFATQGDPGWSRFDPATRTVHVFDAPHSHDVADPRADELRALRRARLGTPVS; encoded by the coding sequence ATGGCAGAGATCGTATCCGTCAGCGGCGGCAAGGTTCGGGGAACGAGCGACCGCGGAGTTACCCGCTTCCTCGGAATCCCGTACGCGGCAGCGCCGGTCGGGCCGGCGCGATTCGAGGCGCCGCGGCCGGTCGCCGAATGGTCCGGGGTGCGCGACGCGCTGGAGTTCGGGCCCACCTGCGTGCAGTCGCCGTATCCGCCGCCGATCCACGCGCTGCTGGGCAGTGACGGCATTCCCGGCGACGACTACCTCAATGTCAATGTGTGGACGCCCGAGCAGGGCGGTTCCGGGCTGCCGGTGCTGGTGTGGATTCACGGCGGCGCGTTCGTGCGCGGATCGAACGCGCGCGCCATCTACGACGGCAGCTCCTTCGCGCGCGATGGCGTGGTGATGGTGTCGATCAACTACCGGCTCGGGGTGTCCGGGTTCGCGGCCGTCCCGGGTTCGGCATCGAATCGCGGGCTGCGCGACCAGATCTTCGCGTTGGAGTGGGTGCAGGAGAACATCACGGCCTTCGGCGGCGATCCCGGCAATGTCACCGTCTTCGGGGAGTCGGCCGGGGGAATGAGCGTGGTGGCGCTGCTGGCGTCGCCGCGAGCGCGCGGGTTGTTCCGGCGCGCGATCGCGCAGAGCGCCAACGGTTCCGGGGTCGCCACGGCCGAGGACGCCGGCAAGGTGGCGGGGCAGCTGGCGCAGGTGCTCGGCATCGAGCCGACCGTCGCGGCGTTCGGCGCGCTCGGGCCGGAGGCGCTGCGCACGGCGCAGGACGCGGTGGCGTTGGCGCTCATGACCGACCCGGATCCCGCCCGCTGGGGCGCCTCGATCATCACCAACGGGCTGGGCATCATGAGCTTCTTCCCGGTGATCGACGGCGATATCGTGCCCGAGCGCCCGACCGATGTCCTTGTGACTCAACCGGATCTGACCGTTCCGCTGCTCACCGGCTGGACGGCGGAGGAGTTCCGTTTCTTCACCTTCCCGGTCGGTCTGGCGGCCGCGATCACCGAGCACACCCTGCCGCAGTTCCTCGGCCGGTACGGTGTGGGTCCTGCCGTCGCGGACTGCTATGCCGCGCACCGTCCGGGCGCCACCCCCGCGGACGTGTTCGCGGCCGTCGTCACCGATCTGGTCTTCCGCGACGACGTCATGCGTATCGCCGAGGCCACCGCGACCGCCGGGAATCCGGCGTTCGTCTACGAATTCGCCTGGCGTACACCGGTGCCCGATCTCGGCGCCTGCCATGTGATGGAGATTCCCTTCGTCTTCGACCGGCTCGACGCCGCGCCGGCGCTCACCGGTCCCACCCCGCCGCAGCCGCTCGCCGACGAGGTTCATCGCGCGTGGGTGCGGTTCGCGACGCAGGGCGATCCCGGCTGGTCGCGCTTCGATCCCGCGACTCGCACCGTCCATGTCTTCGACGCGCCGCACTCGCATGACGTCGCCGATCCGCGCGCGGACGAATTGCGGGCCCTGCGCCGGGCGCGGCTCGGCACACCGGTGTCGTGA
- a CDS encoding DoxX family protein, with protein MAEPKSAASNPDEPVPDSTPSGPDERWHVATRIGFRFATSYFGLFGLVGVIGLTPILLAGLGIDTGWASVHRMLGLARPPIQWTATHLLGLRVTSTQVGSDSGFQWTALFLVLVIALIATVIWSLLDRRRPCYPRLFAWTQVGFRFVLAIAMFYFGMAKAIPTQMPFVLNRLVEPYGNFSPEGVLWSQVSVSQPYEIALGVAELLAGVLLVIPRTATAGALLCAVDMTQVFLLNMTYDIRLKTVSSQFLLLSLFLLAPHARRLFTVLCSDRVAPARRPAPLFTSARANRIALVAQLVTGLLLLAVTGVQNWRQWQHPAPELYGIYEIDHFSSEGYARDPLLTDELRWRRVVVDRPFHVTDPVVLTIQHMDDSFEIYGGSIDPARHLIDLHHRIALGTYAETPVRVRLTYWWPGPGLLVIDADDYAGHRIHAYFKKLDPQAFPLLERGFSWVQEQPYNR; from the coding sequence GTGGCGGAGCCGAAATCCGCGGCATCGAACCCGGATGAGCCGGTGCCGGATTCGACGCCGAGTGGACCGGACGAGCGCTGGCACGTGGCGACCCGGATCGGTTTCCGTTTCGCAACGAGCTATTTCGGTCTGTTCGGACTCGTCGGTGTGATCGGCCTGACGCCGATCCTGCTGGCCGGACTGGGCATCGACACGGGCTGGGCCTCGGTGCACAGGATGCTGGGCCTGGCTCGCCCACCCATCCAATGGACCGCCACCCACCTCCTGGGATTGCGCGTGACCAGCACCCAGGTCGGCAGCGACAGCGGATTCCAATGGACCGCACTGTTTCTCGTGCTCGTGATCGCTCTGATCGCGACGGTGATCTGGTCACTGCTCGATCGCCGCAGGCCCTGCTATCCGCGACTGTTCGCCTGGACCCAGGTCGGCTTCCGGTTCGTGCTGGCCATCGCCATGTTCTATTTCGGCATGGCGAAGGCGATCCCGACGCAGATGCCGTTCGTCTTGAACCGGCTGGTCGAGCCGTACGGGAACTTCAGCCCCGAGGGCGTGCTGTGGTCGCAGGTCAGTGTGTCGCAACCCTACGAGATCGCCTTGGGCGTAGCGGAATTGCTGGCCGGGGTGCTATTGGTGATCCCGCGCACCGCGACGGCGGGCGCGCTGCTGTGCGCGGTGGACATGACACAGGTCTTCCTGCTGAACATGACCTACGACATCCGGTTGAAGACGGTCTCGTCACAGTTCCTGCTGCTGAGCCTGTTTCTGCTGGCGCCGCACGCGCGCCGGCTGTTCACAGTGCTGTGCTCCGACCGCGTCGCGCCCGCCCGCCGCCCGGCGCCCCTGTTCACCTCCGCGCGCGCCAACCGGATCGCTCTGGTCGCCCAGTTGGTGACGGGTCTGCTCCTGCTCGCGGTGACCGGCGTGCAGAACTGGCGGCAGTGGCAGCACCCGGCCCCGGAGTTGTACGGGATCTACGAGATCGACCATTTCTCCTCGGAGGGCTACGCCCGCGATCCCCTGCTCACCGACGAATTGCGTTGGCGGCGAGTCGTGGTCGACCGCCCCTTCCATGTCACGGATCCGGTGGTGCTCACCATCCAGCACATGGACGATTCCTTCGAGATCTACGGTGGCAGCATCGATCCGGCGCGCCACCTCATCGACCTGCACCACCGCATCGCGCTGGGCACCTACGCCGAAACCCCCGTCCGTGTCCGCCTCACCTACTGGTGGCCGGGTCCCGGTCTGCTGGTCATCGACGCCGACGACTATGCCGGGCACCGCATCCACGCCTACTTCAAGAAACTCGATCCCCAGGCATTCCCGTTGCTGGAGCGCGGATTCAGCTGGGTGCAGGAACAGCCCTACAACCGGTGA
- a CDS encoding TetR/AcrR family transcriptional regulator, whose product MEAPSTGKPMRADARRNYERIVSTAQQAFTELGPDAALEEIARRAGVGIGTLYRHFPSREVLIEAVYRSNIEALSARAGVLLETHSPETAFEYWLREHVAWVRLNRVLATTLKAGMDRNTPTFQLCRTVITAAAAQLLDAARAVDAIRPDIEAADLLRLAHGIGIACESTTPEATERMVAVTIAGLRSRD is encoded by the coding sequence GTGGAAGCACCGTCGACCGGAAAGCCGATGCGCGCCGACGCGCGCCGGAACTACGAGCGGATCGTGTCCACCGCCCAGCAGGCGTTCACCGAACTCGGGCCCGACGCGGCGCTCGAGGAGATCGCGCGCCGCGCGGGCGTCGGAATCGGCACGCTGTACCGGCATTTCCCGAGTCGTGAGGTCCTCATCGAGGCCGTCTACCGGTCCAATATCGAGGCGCTCAGCGCCCGTGCCGGCGTCCTGCTCGAAACCCATTCCCCCGAAACGGCTTTCGAGTATTGGCTGCGCGAGCACGTGGCCTGGGTGCGTCTGAACCGGGTGCTCGCCACCACCCTCAAGGCCGGCATGGATCGCAATACGCCGACCTTTCAGCTGTGCCGCACCGTCATCACCGCGGCGGCGGCGCAACTGCTCGACGCCGCCCGCGCCGTGGACGCCATCCGCCCCGATATCGAAGCCGCCGATCTGTTGCGCCTGGCCCACGGCATCGGCATCGCCTGCGAATCCACCACCCCGGAGGCGACCGAGCGCATGGTCGCGGTCACCATCGCCGGACTCCGCAGCCGCGACTGA
- a CDS encoding SDR family oxidoreductase gives MKTIRRQQVAGKAVAITGGARGIGLATARAARDRGARVVIGDLDPVAAEKAGADLGIAALPLDVTDRGSFAGFLDAAEDLVGPVDVLVNNAGIMPLGRVETVGDTEATRCIDVNLHGVMLGTKIALLRMIPRGHGQIINIASIAGVTPAPGMALYNASKAAVLAFTDATRLEVRDRGIQVGAMLPSFTNTELISGTRTPKGQRALEPDEVAAGVIAMIERPSPRRTVPRSLGVSMRLAALYPDRLTRALYHLLDVDTVFLDYDHSARAAYAARIHDGSAAAGE, from the coding sequence ATGAAAACGATTCGGCGGCAACAGGTTGCGGGCAAGGCGGTGGCGATCACCGGCGGGGCCCGGGGAATTGGGCTGGCCACGGCGCGGGCGGCCCGGGATCGTGGTGCGCGGGTGGTGATCGGGGATCTGGATCCGGTGGCGGCCGAGAAGGCCGGGGCGGACCTCGGCATTGCCGCGCTGCCCTTGGACGTGACCGATCGCGGTTCGTTCGCGGGCTTCCTCGACGCGGCCGAGGACCTGGTCGGGCCCGTCGATGTGCTGGTCAACAATGCCGGCATCATGCCGCTCGGGCGGGTCGAAACCGTCGGTGACACGGAGGCGACGCGCTGTATCGACGTCAATCTGCACGGTGTCATGCTGGGCACCAAAATCGCACTGCTGCGGATGATCCCGCGCGGCCACGGCCAGATCATCAATATCGCCTCCATCGCCGGCGTGACACCCGCGCCCGGCATGGCGCTCTACAACGCCAGCAAGGCAGCCGTGCTCGCGTTCACCGATGCCACCCGCCTGGAGGTGCGTGATCGAGGCATTCAGGTCGGCGCCATGCTCCCGTCGTTCACCAATACCGAGTTGATCTCCGGCACCCGGACCCCCAAGGGCCAGCGCGCCCTGGAACCCGACGAGGTGGCCGCCGGCGTGATCGCCATGATCGAACGCCCGTCCCCGCGCCGCACCGTGCCCCGCTCCCTCGGCGTCAGCATGCGTTTGGCCGCCCTGTATCCGGACCGTCTCACCCGCGCCCTCTATCACCTGCTCGATGTCGACACCGTCTTCCTCGACTACGACCACAGTGCTCGGGCCGCCTACGCCGCCCGCATCCACGACGGGTCGGCAGCGGCGGGGGAGTGA
- a CDS encoding helix-turn-helix domain-containing protein, with translation MAKMGKMGRRKRSRLITQGLLTSGKEKRADKQVSESKEPTAVAPRAAKAEPKPAPAAQPEPVASGDAPDLQALADRVKARRRENGWTQADVAKNGGPSTGMLSQIERCLMDSPAEEVLAKLDAALEWPAGTAGSILRGTELVGAN, from the coding sequence ATGGCGAAAATGGGGAAGATGGGCCGGCGCAAGCGGTCGCGGCTCATCACGCAGGGCCTGCTGACGTCCGGCAAGGAGAAGCGGGCCGACAAGCAGGTCTCGGAATCGAAGGAGCCGACGGCGGTCGCTCCGCGGGCGGCCAAGGCGGAGCCGAAGCCGGCGCCGGCGGCGCAGCCGGAACCGGTGGCCTCCGGTGATGCACCGGATCTGCAGGCGCTCGCCGATCGCGTCAAGGCGCGGCGGCGGGAAAACGGTTGGACCCAAGCCGATGTGGCCAAGAACGGCGGCCCGTCCACCGGCATGCTCAGCCAGATCGAACGCTGCCTGATGGACTCGCCCGCCGAGGAAGTGCTGGCCAAGCTCGACGCGGCGCTGGAATGGCCGGCGGGCACCGCGGGCAGCATTCTGCGCGGCACCGAACTGGTGGGCGCGAACTAG
- a CDS encoding VOC family protein, with amino-acid sequence MSDHEVKMIILSTDDLDESIRFYSETLGMPVKFRDGTHFAALDGGPITLALATAVDHPIHGQVVVGIKTADVDAAAKAVEASGGGIVTGPYDDAHERRAVVYDNKGNGLVFYSPLAR; translated from the coding sequence TTGAGCGACCACGAAGTGAAGATGATCATCCTGTCCACCGACGACCTGGACGAATCCATCCGGTTCTACAGCGAGACCCTGGGCATGCCGGTCAAATTCCGCGACGGCACCCATTTCGCGGCACTCGACGGCGGCCCGATCACCCTCGCGCTGGCCACCGCCGTCGACCATCCGATCCACGGGCAGGTCGTGGTCGGCATCAAGACCGCGGATGTGGACGCCGCGGCCAAGGCCGTCGAGGCCAGCGGCGGCGGCATCGTCACCGGGCCGTACGACGACGCGCACGAACGCCGTGCCGTGGTGTACGACAACAAGGGCAACGGCCTGGTCTTCTACAGTCCGCTGGCCCGCTGA
- a CDS encoding MFS transporter yields the protein MSTSPSLHDAASSTAVAVADTRAPARRLRSGIVLATLLTCQLMIVLDITVMNVALPRIQTDLHFSPTGLSWVMNSYSVVFGGLLLLGGRAGDLFGRRALFIAGAALFTAASLAGGLAPTAGWLLAARVVQGIGGAMAAPNTLALLTTSFPDPKARMRVLAWFSGMSSAGFAIGLIVGGLLTEWLSWRSVLFINVPFGLVVVVLAVLNLPAAQREPAHLDLPGAVTATTGVATLAYGFISAASHGWGDPVTDITLAIGAGLLAAFLVIESRTAQPLLPLRLFTDRNRAAAYTNIFLVPMAGMSMFFFLTQFLQDVLGLSALATGFAFLPTAVLMFTMIRLIPRLLPRFGPQPVTMTGAVAMTAGLILLTTLTAHSGYFPVLFAAMLLLGCGIGLSVSPLNVIIMSNVEPHEAGAAGGALQTLQQTGASLGLAILVTVFGTAARDAGGTAQHALVGGMTVAFAVAAGIAALAFVVALTFRTRQR from the coding sequence TTGTCGACCTCACCGTCCCTGCATGACGCTGCCTCGAGCACCGCCGTCGCCGTCGCCGACACCCGCGCCCCGGCGCGTCGGCTTCGGTCCGGCATCGTGCTGGCCACCCTGCTGACCTGCCAATTGATGATCGTCCTCGATATCACCGTGATGAACGTGGCGCTGCCGCGCATCCAGACCGACCTGCACTTCAGCCCGACCGGATTGTCGTGGGTGATGAACTCCTACAGCGTCGTCTTCGGCGGCCTGCTGCTGCTCGGCGGCCGCGCCGGCGACCTGTTCGGCCGCCGCGCGCTGTTCATCGCCGGCGCCGCCCTGTTCACCGCCGCCTCGCTGGCCGGGGGCTTGGCCCCGACCGCCGGCTGGCTGCTGGCCGCGCGGGTGGTTCAGGGCATCGGCGGCGCCATGGCCGCCCCCAATACCCTTGCCCTGCTGACCACCTCGTTCCCCGACCCCAAGGCCCGGATGCGGGTGCTGGCCTGGTTCTCCGGCATGTCGAGCGCGGGCTTCGCCATCGGCCTGATCGTCGGCGGCCTGCTGACCGAATGGCTGAGCTGGCGCTCGGTGCTGTTCATCAACGTGCCGTTCGGCCTGGTGGTCGTGGTGCTGGCGGTGCTGAATCTGCCTGCCGCGCAACGGGAACCAGCGCATCTGGACCTGCCCGGCGCCGTCACCGCCACCACCGGCGTGGCCACGCTGGCCTACGGCTTCATCAGCGCCGCCTCGCACGGCTGGGGCGACCCGGTCACCGATATCACCCTGGCGATCGGTGCGGGTCTGCTGGCCGCGTTCCTGGTCATCGAATCCCGTACCGCCCAACCGCTGCTGCCGCTGCGGCTGTTCACCGACCGCAATCGCGCCGCCGCCTACACCAATATCTTCCTGGTGCCGATGGCCGGCATGTCGATGTTCTTCTTCCTGACCCAGTTCCTGCAGGACGTGCTCGGATTGAGCGCGCTGGCAACGGGTTTCGCCTTCCTGCCGACCGCCGTGCTGATGTTCACCATGATCCGGCTGATCCCGCGGCTGCTGCCGCGCTTCGGCCCCCAACCGGTGACCATGACCGGCGCGGTGGCGATGACGGCCGGACTGATCCTGCTCACCACGCTGACCGCGCACAGCGGCTACTTCCCGGTCCTGTTCGCGGCCATGCTGCTGCTGGGTTGCGGGATCGGGCTGTCGGTCTCGCCGCTGAACGTGATCATCATGTCGAATGTCGAACCGCACGAGGCGGGCGCGGCCGGCGGCGCGCTGCAGACCCTGCAGCAGACCGGGGCCTCGCTGGGTCTGGCGATTCTGGTTACCGTGTTCGGCACGGCGGCGCGGGACGCGGGTGGCACCGCCCAGCACGCCCTGGTCGGCGGGATGACGGTCGCGTTCGCGGTGGCGGCGGGCATCGCGGCGCTGGCGTTCGTGGTGGCGCTGACCTTCCGCACGCGCCAGCGGTAG
- a CDS encoding SDR family NAD(P)-dependent oxidoreductase → MNRLEQRRILVTGAGSGIGQATVLRLLSEGAVVAGADVNAEGLELTRKRAAEAGADSRLTVLEMNIGVEADVVAGVRDAIAALGGLDAVVNAAGILRAAHTHETSLELWNQIINVNLTGTFLVIREALPALLANPRSTVVNFSSTSANFAHPYMAAYSASKGGIQTLTHVLALEYGKQGLRAVSVAPGGIKSGITDATPGYLPQDADWSLFGRLIAVLPQDNPAELAGPENVAGVIAMLVSDDGRFISGTEIRIDGAAHT, encoded by the coding sequence ATGAACCGTCTCGAGCAACGCCGCATTCTGGTCACCGGCGCCGGATCCGGCATCGGCCAGGCCACCGTTCTGCGCCTGCTGTCGGAGGGCGCGGTCGTCGCCGGCGCGGACGTGAACGCCGAAGGGCTGGAACTGACCCGCAAGCGGGCCGCCGAGGCGGGCGCCGACTCCCGGCTGACCGTCCTCGAGATGAACATCGGCGTCGAAGCCGACGTGGTCGCCGGGGTACGCGACGCCATCGCGGCCCTCGGCGGGCTGGACGCGGTGGTGAACGCGGCTGGCATCCTGCGGGCGGCGCACACCCACGAAACGTCGCTGGAGCTGTGGAATCAGATCATCAATGTCAACCTCACCGGCACCTTCCTGGTGATCCGGGAGGCGCTGCCCGCGCTGCTGGCCAATCCGCGCAGCACGGTGGTCAACTTCAGTTCCACCTCCGCGAATTTCGCTCACCCCTACATGGCGGCGTACTCGGCGAGCAAGGGCGGCATCCAGACACTGACCCATGTCCTGGCCCTGGAATACGGCAAACAGGGCCTGCGCGCGGTGAGCGTCGCCCCCGGCGGAATCAAATCGGGCATTACCGACGCCACGCCCGGCTATCTGCCCCAGGACGCCGACTGGTCGCTGTTCGGGCGGCTGATCGCCGTGCTGCCGCAGGACAATCCGGCCGAACTGGCCGGCCCGGAGAACGTGGCGGGCGTGATCGCCATGCTGGTCTCCGACGACGGGCGCTTCATCAGCGGCACCGAGATCCGCATCGACGGCGCGGCGCACACGTAG
- a CDS encoding three-helix bundle dimerization domain-containing protein, giving the protein MVLLQVQFHSSLANVVVEDFPCLRSDLACQKALPVQKFSACDMTLVGRGPGVQMIPDRCPFRRESAEGSDIGVTCSRMEARPHMTASDEEQQISELVIRLTDKFPHLTAQSVDEEVRGIHREFDGHRVREFIPLLVERIAERQLSRRVSYRDTPPIGFAPAWRNSASPAYL; this is encoded by the coding sequence ATGGTGCTGTTGCAGGTGCAATTTCATTCGTCGCTTGCAAATGTCGTTGTCGAGGACTTCCCGTGCCTGCGATCCGACCTGGCGTGCCAGAAAGCGCTTCCGGTGCAGAAATTCTCCGCGTGTGACATGACACTTGTGGGGCGCGGTCCGGGAGTCCAGATGATCCCGGACCGTTGTCCATTCCGCCGGGAATCCGCCGAGGGGTCGGATATCGGCGTCACCTGTTCGCGTATGGAGGCGAGACCACACATGACGGCATCCGACGAGGAGCAACAGATCAGCGAGCTCGTCATACGGCTGACCGACAAATTCCCCCACCTCACGGCGCAGAGCGTCGACGAGGAAGTCCGCGGGATTCACCGCGAATTCGACGGTCATCGAGTCCGGGAATTCATCCCGCTGCTGGTGGAGAGAATCGCCGAACGGCAGTTGAGCAGAAGAGTCTCCTATCGGGATACGCCGCCGATAGGCTTCGCGCCGGCGTGGCGGAATTCCGCGTCGCCCGCTTATCTCTGA
- a CDS encoding helix-turn-helix domain-containing protein, translating to MTHRTTTARDTARVEIPTFGRALRRLRDDRGVSREQLAYTAGVSASYVTHLEKGDRDRPARPVVEALLRCLDRIRAISAAERRHVFDLAGLSLPGEPTVPNLRAAITGEQRHALHLFRPHLAAYVDQCGNVLEANAEWDAALPGIRQDANLFRWMFGNALARQHQVDWDTEARKYIRWLRATYGRNAADPALTALVDELSGFADFRRIWSEDGVDFPPSARVQRLRDPATGRVRCFQIQTAGLHCTAFPNHIAVILGLEIRRSGHGRLP from the coding sequence ATGACACACCGAACCACCACTGCGCGAGACACCGCGCGAGTCGAGATTCCGACCTTCGGCCGCGCCCTGCGGCGGCTGCGCGACGATCGCGGCGTCTCCCGCGAACAGCTGGCCTACACCGCCGGCGTGAGCGCCAGCTATGTCACCCATCTGGAGAAGGGCGACCGCGACCGGCCCGCCCGTCCCGTGGTCGAGGCGCTGCTGCGCTGCCTCGACCGCATCCGGGCCATCTCGGCCGCCGAGCGGCGGCACGTCTTCGACCTCGCGGGACTGTCGCTGCCGGGTGAGCCGACCGTGCCGAATCTGCGCGCCGCCATCACCGGCGAGCAGCGGCACGCCCTGCACCTGTTCCGCCCGCACCTGGCCGCCTATGTCGATCAATGCGGAAATGTGCTGGAGGCCAACGCCGAATGGGACGCGGCCCTGCCGGGCATTCGCCAGGACGCCAACCTGTTCCGCTGGATGTTCGGCAATGCCCTGGCCCGGCAGCATCAGGTGGACTGGGATACCGAGGCGCGCAAATACATTCGATGGCTGCGCGCCACCTACGGCCGCAATGCGGCGGATCCCGCCCTCACCGCGCTGGTGGACGAGCTGAGCGGATTCGCCGACTTCCGCCGCATCTGGTCCGAGGACGGCGTGGACTTCCCGCCCTCGGCGCGCGTGCAGCGCTTGCGCGACCCGGCGACCGGGCGGGTGCGCTGCTTCCAGATCCAAACCGCCGGACTGCACTGCACCGCGTTCCCGAACCACATCGCCGTCATACTCGGACTCGAAATCCGACGATCCGGACACGGGAGGCTGCCTTGA